In Mobula hypostoma chromosome 10, sMobHyp1.1, whole genome shotgun sequence, a single genomic region encodes these proteins:
- the LOC134353277 gene encoding zinc finger protein 239-like — MADKTAAHNGEKPYICSVCDCTFSRSSSLAIHMRSHTGQQPYKCGDCGKGFNYPSELETHRRSHTGERLFSCSVCGKGFTRSSHLLTHRPVHTGERPFTCSVCGKGFTQSSHLLTHQHIHTGERPFRCTVCGKGFTQMSNQLRHQRVHAGERPFSCSACGKRFTQSSTLLRHQQTHTGERPFTCSVCGKGFTRSSHLLAHQRIHTEEMPIRCSASCTERIFGSGSTGTQSVSQSYMATSGVWSEWERGPGIWEHCGKSVLESERTEGYSGMGSHWERDHWIWNHWGWSQDAGTLEGDSRCL, encoded by the coding sequence ATGGCAGATAAAACTGCTGCACACAATGGAGAGAAGCCGTATATATGTTCAGTGTGTGACTGTACCTTCAGTCGGTCTTCCAGCCTGGCAATACATATGCGCAGTCACACAGGGCAGCAGCCATACAAATGTggggactgtgggaagggattcaactACCCGTCGGAACTGGAAACTCACCGGCGCAGTCACACCGGCGAGAGGCTTTTCAGCTGCTcggtgtgtgggaagggattcacccgCTCATCGCACCTGTTGACTCACCGGCCCgtccacaccggggagaggccgttcacctgctcagtgtgtgggaagggattcactcagtcctCCCACCTTCTGACGCACCAGCACATTCACACTGGGGAGCGACCGTTCCGGTGCACCGTTTGTGGCAAGGGATTCACCCAGATGTCCAACCAGCTGCGGCACCAGCGCGTTCACGCAGGGGAGAGGCCATTCTCCTGCTCCGCTtgtgggaagcgattcactcaGTCGTCCACCCTGCTGagacaccagcagactcacacaggggagaggccctTCACCTGCTCCGTGTGTGGCAAAGGGTTTACTCGGTCCTCCCATTTACTGGCTCACCAACGCATTCACACTGAAGAGATGCCAATCAGATGCTCGGCATCTTGCACCGAACGGATCTTTGGCTCAGGTAGCACAGGGACCCAGTCAGTTTCCCAGAGTTATATGGCAACTTCTGGAGTCTGGAGCGAGTGGGAGAGGGGTCCTGGGATCTGGGAGCATTGTGGCAAGAGTGTCTTGGAATCTGAGAGGACCGAAGGCTACTCTGGGATGGGATCGCATTGGGAGAGAGACCACTGGATTTGGAACCACTGGGGATGGTCCCAGGATGCGGGAACACTGGAAGGTGATTCTAGATGTTTGTGA